Proteins from a single region of Thermococcus sp.:
- a CDS encoding metal ABC transporter permease: MIPEFILRAILASIMVSVLLGLLSPLINTKGLAFLTHALFHALLFGAVLGMILALIFNSYALVTLVALIVTIAIVLIIAQLEKLGFTPDSAVGIVASFVAGLTVLGFGVLYKVM; this comes from the coding sequence GTGATTCCGGAGTTTATCCTCAGGGCAATCCTCGCGAGCATAATGGTCAGCGTTCTACTGGGTCTTCTGAGCCCGCTGATAAACACCAAGGGACTGGCTTTTCTGACCCATGCTCTCTTTCACGCGCTCCTCTTTGGAGCTGTTCTAGGAATGATTCTGGCCTTAATTTTCAACAGCTACGCCCTCGTTACCCTCGTGGCGCTCATCGTCACGATTGCAATCGTTCTAATCATCGCCCAGCTTGAAAAGCTCGGCTTTACACCTGATTCGGCAGTCGGAATAGTGGCGAGCTTTGTGGCCGGCCTAACGGTTCTCGGCTTTGGAGTACTCTACAAGGTTATGG